GGATAGCAATCTCCGTAATGCCAGTCGTTACAAGTACGACATCATCAATGACTTTGAGACATTGAGAAGAGAGTTACGCACTATTGAACTGGACTTAGAGCTGTCATCAGTCCCTTCTTCTACATCAACCGACAAGAAGAAATCACAAGTATCCAAGATTGGAAAAGGAGATGATGATTCATCTTTGGAAATGATTCTGCAGAAACTAGAAGCTATGGATAAGAGACTTGGAGATGTGGAGAAGGAAGTCAGACGAACAAACCCAAAAGACCAAATACCTACAAGGTGTGACCAGAACAATACTAGGAACTACAATGGTACTGGAGACCGTGGACAAGCTGGTAGAGGTTATCACCATTATGGtagaggtcaaggtcaataCAGAGGAGGATATAGAGGAGGATATAGAGGAGGATACAGAGGCGGTGATACTTATGGCCAGTCCTATCCCAACAGAGGAGGATATGGTGGATACAGAGACAATCGCCGCAGGGATTTAAACCAATAGAAGCCACTAATGAGGGACAAATTGGGGGCTTCAGAATAAAACATTGTCCCATTGAAACAagtaatgatttaaaatgtaCAAGATCCATTTCAAAACACAATGTGACTCTTGTTGGGTCATCTAATGAattagaagtacatgtacaaggtgTGCTGACAAGGGCACTCATTGATACTGGCTCATCAGTGTCGACTTTAAGTCATAGTTTTTATGATACATATCTTCACGATATTCCACTGCAGCCAGTTGAGTGCTTATTAACACTTGAATGTGCTGATGGTACTGAGTTGCCATATCATGGGGTCATATCATGTGAGTTACAAGTAGATGGCATTGCTGATTCATCGCAAACAATCCAATGTCTGTTTCTCATAGTAAATGATACCAAATACCATGAGTCGGTACCAGTTCTAATTGGCACAAACATTCTTTCAGTACTTTTATCTGAAACAAAAGATAAGTATGgtgttcaatttttacaaaaagtcAAAGTACATACACCTTGGTTTATTGCATTTCGCTGCATGACGCTGCGCGAGAGGGGATTGTCTCGGCGTGCATATGTATTGGCTCGTGTGAGATCAGCTGAGGAACGACCTGTCACTATAGCGCCCAACAGTAGTGTGACCATCCAAGGCTACTTGTTTGATAAGCTCCCTTACAGGTATTATCCTGTCTGTGGGATGCTGTCACCTACTGCAAGGTCTCGTATTCCAACTGATCTTGATATAGAGCCCAGCGTGATAACGTATGACACAGCTGAGAATGCCCCAATCCCAGTGCATGTTAGCAACATCACCACAAATACTGTGACAATAAATCCTCGTGCTTTACTTTGTGAGGTACAGCAAGTTAGCATTCAGAACTTTCAGAGAAAGGAACAGTTATCAGAGGCATCTGATGTATTCAGTCAAGTTAATTTACCTCGAGATGAGCTTTCTGAGGATCAACTGCAGAAAGTTCAAGGATTACTCAGCAAGTTTGACTCATTGTTCTCCAAAGGAGACACAGATATCGGATATTGCCCATATGTTGAGCACAGGATTGAGCTCAATGATGAGTCTCCGTTCAAACAACGTTTCCGACGCATTCCACCATCTATGCTAGATGAAGTACGAGAACATCTAGAACAGCAACTATCAGCTGGAATCATTAGAAGGTCTCACTCACCTTTCTCGTCCAACGTCGTACTAGTCCGGAAGAAGGATGGACAGTTAAGGATCTGTATAGACTATCGCCACCTTAACAGCAGAACAAAGAAGGACAACTATGCTCTTCCTCGTATCGATGAGATACTTGACTCACTTGCTGGGAATACTTATTTTTCAGTCCTGGATATGAAGTCAGGGTACTATCAGATCCCTATTGCAGAGGAGCACAAGGAGCGGACTGCCTTTACGGTGGGCCCCCTTGGATTCTTTGAGCATAACCGGATGGCAATGGGATTGGTTAATGCTCCTGCAACATACCAGCGCCTTATGGAGGAATGCTTAGGTGACCTTCACCATCACATTTGCTTCATATACCTGGATGATGCTATTGTGTTCTCTGGAGAGAATTTTGATGAGCACTTGGATAGACTGAAGCTAGTGTTTCAACGCCTTATGGATAGTGGCATCAAGTTGTCACCGAAGAAGTGCGCATTATTTAGGAGAAGAGTGAAGTATGTAGGACACGTTGTGACTGCCAGTGGCATCGAACCAGATGATGAGAAGATCCAGAAGGTCAGAGAGTGGCCTACACCCACTAAAGCAGAGGAAGTAAGGAAGTTTTTGGGATTTGTGGGGTACTACCGCAAGTTCATCAAGGATTTCTCTAAGATCGCCCGACCCCTTACAAATCTGATCCCATCGACAATGAGATCAAAGACAACACACAAGAAGACAACAAAGAAGCCTGATTTTGTGTGGGAAAAGGATCAGGAAGAAGCTTTCTCAACATTGAAAGAGTGCCTAACATCAGCTCCCATTCTAGCCTACCCTAATTTTGACCTACCATTTGAAATCCATACCGATGCAAGTGCATCAGGATTAGGTGCTATTTTATACCAAAAGCAGGAAGGAAAACATCATGTCATAGCTTATGCCAGTAGAGGACTTAGCAAATCTGAGAAAAATTATCCAGCTCACAAACTGGAATTCTTGGCATTGAAGTGGGCTATTACAGAGAAATTTCAGGATTATCTCTACGGCAAGAAATTTACAGTCATTACGGACAACAATCCACTGACTTACGTACTTTCCACTGCAAAGTTAGACGCAACAGGGCATAGATGGATAGCATCATTGACAGCTTTCGATTTCGACATTTTGTACAGACCAGGTCGGAATAATTCTGATGCAGATGCTCTCTCTCGACTACCTGCATTAGAGTCAACTGATTATCTGTCAATCTCAACAGATTGTATCAGAACCATATCCAGTATTCATAGGCAACCCCATGAACCGTACATAGAGAGTGTGAGCTTCAACAGTGAAACTCTTCACCCTCTGATGTCCATTCGGTGCCAGGAAATACAAGAGATTGACATTGAGAAGGCGCAACACCAAGATCCAATCATCAGGGATTGGATATACTTTGTTGAACAAGAGAGATTCCCTGAGAAACATGATTTACCTCCAACACAAGAGTCGACAATCTTCAGGAAGAATTTCAAGAGATTTAAGATCATTGACAACAAGCTGTACAGAGAGAGAATGACAGAGTTTGAAACTCATCAACAGCTTGTAATACCACCAGAGCTAGTTTCTGAGGTACTAAGAATGTCGCACGACAATCTTGGTCATCCAGGCAGAGACAAGACAACAGCTTTTATTAGAGAGAGATTCTTTTGGCCTGGGATGACTGGTGACATTGAGCAATGGATTAAAGGCTGTAAAAGATGTCTGCTGAGGAAATCACCAACCAACATCAGATCTCCATTAGTGAACATTCAGACTTCACAACCATTAGAATTAGTTTGTTTGGATTATCTTTCATTAGAATCTTCAAAAGGAGGATATCAGCACATTTTAGTAATAACTGATCACTTCACCAAATATGCCGTTGCTATACCAACCAAGAATCAAACCGCTAAAACGACTGCTGAAGCCTTTTATAACAATTTTGTCATTCACTACGGACTTCCAAAACGTCTTCATGCTGACCAAGGTGCCAATTTTGAATCGAAACTCATTAAGGAACTTTGTGAACTTACAGGCATTGAGCGATCAAGAACTACCCCATACCATCCAATGGGTAATGGTCTCACGGAAAGGTTCAACCGAACATTACTTCAGATGTTAGGGACATTAACCGTTGAACAGAAGCAGAACTGGAAGAAGTATGTTGGTCCTATGGTGCATGCCTACAACTCTTTAAGGCAAGAGACCACTGGTCAAACTCCATACTTACTGATGTATGGGAGACAGCCCTTGTTACCCGTTGACATAGCTTTTGGCTTGAGTGATGGTACAAAGAAGCAGCCAATGAGTAGCTATGTTGCAGACTTAAAGATCAGACTAGAGAAGGCACACGAGATAGCCATGAAAGCAACAAAGCTAGCACAAGAGAGACAAAAGAGATTTTATGACCAGAAAATAAGAGGAAACAACATCAAAGTTGGAGACCGGGTACTAGTTAAGATTGTAGCATTTGATGGGAAACATAAGCTTTCCAACAGATGGGAAGAAGACCCTTATGTTGTACTATCACAACCAAACCCGGAAATCCCTGTATTTGTTGTGAAGAAAGAGAATGGTGAAGGGAGACAGCGCACCCTTCACAGGAACCTTCTCCTTCCAATAGAGACCAACTTTGATGATCAGGATAAATCAGACAATAGACCTATACCAGCTCCCAGAAGGAAGAGAAAAGTCCGTGATGTCAACAGACAGCCTGTTGAAATAGAAAGGACAGATGATACAGATGACGATGCAGATGATGATTCAGATGATGAATCAGAGATTTTCTTTGTTACCACAAAGAAAGTGAAATCAGTGCCTAGGCATACAACGCAAACatcagatatctctcttgatCCGAGTGGTGACGACTATGAAGACAAGAGAAGTCAGAGTATGGAAGCTGAGGAGGACGCTTCTCATTCCGTCATGGAGGAAAATGCTTCCACATCTgaaaatagtgtaaacacatctaCTGATGATGTTACAGAAGGAGCTGATCATGATGAGGTAAGTAAATCTTCAGTGGAAGATACAAATACCAATATCACAGATAATGATATTTCAGGTACCAAGACCAGACCACCATTACCTCTCCCTCGCAGATCCCATAGAACAACAAAGCCTCCCCAGTGGATGCGAGATGGAGAGTTTGCTATAAATATGGTGTGCAGGGCCATGTTAAATGCTGTGTTAGACAAAGAGTAAAGGTgtatcataatatttttaattccgTTTGATGTTTCAGTTTCTATTACATATTTGCTCCATGTGTAATGACGAGGACGTCATTTTGTGAGGAGGGGGCATATGTGGtagagtgttattttttaatttgtttttatttaaatgattaaatatcaaATGCAACCAATAATTTCTACAATTCGCGTTTTGAATATCCGCGATGACTTTCcgtaattaataaaagcatacaatagttttggtttttattttacttattcaTATAAGTCCTGAGGCTAGTTATTGAAATCCTTGATTTTCATTGGTTGAGGGAGATTCCCGCCAAGTTCTTGGTACTGGTCAGTCAGAACTAGAAATATTTTCAGCCAGTTGTGAGGTCAATCTTGGTTCCTGGGTTATTtgactgtatatatatttacattaattaattacgaCAGATTCCAGGACATTGACTGGCTATTGGCCATTCAGTATTTTCACCCATTAATCGGGCCATACACCTAATTGGAACCCTGATCCATAATCAGGGTTcataatgaaattataataaatccATCGAACCTGAGACGTGGAGttttcatttatacatatataaagaaaacgCTACtacatctatatatataaagagaggGTACACACAAATATTGAAACTATTTATAGCTTCTGagtgttttaaaataaagtgCTTAAGCTAtactaaattatatatattaactaTGCAAATCCCGCTTGCACCCCAACAATGTGCCATTTGAATTCATTGGACTGTAttgtacaaaatcgattcgtaatgttatcacagacaaattTTAAGACACtggaatgtatatatatattgaaacaaataaaattcacagtGGGCGGTGAGTTATGATAACAAAAAACCATGAAAAGCATTCAATATAGCTTGAtcactttcattttaaaatcttcagaagctatGTAATTATATAgcttttgaagattttaaaatcaaagcgcttaagctatattgaacgtttttcatgttttcttttcttaatttttctctatataatatatatacacacacacactcatTTCATCTACTTATCTATTTTCCTAATCTGAAGTTTATAAGCAAGTTAAATTTGTTCtcatgaaaacaatgttaaaagttcAGAAAGCTGAATCCAGATTGTGATTTTCTTCTAACCCTCAAAGTCATGGTTTACCTTTGAAACTTTCTTTTgcttttattatgtaaaaatattattattatctgAGTTGTTTTTTgctattaattattatattatattatatataatattaaatattatattaataatttctCAGAAAAATCCATAAGCagtttaaggtacctcactacacctagacttatactgTTTAAGACAGTAGGTCAGAACATgatgatttaaatgttttgttcaatTGTTTGTGTGAACCAGTTTGttgtagctcagtggttaaagtatcaggcttgtgacttccagatcatgagttcaaatTCGCCTTGGCCTTTTGTTCAcaattactgaattaaatttttgaatgttttaattcgCCTACTTGACTTGTACATTTCTTAACTATTATGCTATCTGTCAcaatcaattaattttctgctcaaactatttcaaggtgtagtgagccaccttcaaatcaataaaaagCGAAGATAACACCCCATAGAAAAAATCAGTTTGATCAATTGCATGGAAACAAGTGTGCGTCACACTTTGTAGTCTTTACCTTCATCAAAATTATTGAGAGGACAAAGAACATGCAAATTGGTCAGCATGAAAAAGTATACAATACATGTGCTACTTGCCTCATTTTAAGTGATCGAAATTTTCTGTCACACTCTTCTCCAGTGAAATGATGGCCCTCTAGACACATCATCTCCGATACTTTCTGCCACGCCTGTTTCTGTGTTG
This genomic window from Crassostrea angulata isolate pt1a10 chromosome 8, ASM2561291v2, whole genome shotgun sequence contains:
- the LOC128159304 gene encoding uncharacterized protein LOC128159304; the encoded protein is MLRTKLWSGLRDSNLRNASRYKYDIINDFETLRRELRTIELDLELSSVPSSTSTDKKKSQVSKIGKGDDDSSLEMILQKLEAMDKRLGDVEKEVRRTNPKDQIPTRCDQNNTRNYNGTGDRGQAGRGYHHYGRGQGQYRGGYRGGYRGGYRGGDTYGQSYPNRGGYGGYRDNRRRDLNQ